One part of the Asterias amurensis chromosome 11, ASM3211899v1 genome encodes these proteins:
- the LOC139943835 gene encoding E3 ubiquitin-protein ligase CHIP-like produces MSAADLKEQGNRFFGAHKYEEAIGCYSKAILKNSSDAKFFTNRSLCKLKLRRFDAAAEDCRLALELDQNNVKAHCFLGHALLEQELYDESIASLSKAHDLAKELKLNYGDDIACTLRSAKKKRWSVMEEKRIQQEILLQSFLNRLVLDDKERQMAELKIDDEKDTKEESEDQKQQIETDYDKHIKELNELFAAVDERRKTREVPDYLCGKISFEIMKDPVITPSGITYDKKDIEEHLQRVGHFDPVTRIKLTQDQLIPNLAMKEVIATFLDENEWVEEY; encoded by the exons ATGAGTGCAGCAGATTTGAAGGAGCAGGGCAATCGGTTCTTTGGAGCTCATAAATACGAAGAGGCAATCGGGTGCTACTCAAAAGCAATC TTAAAGAACTCTTCTGATGCAAAGTTTTTCACCAACCGGTCGTTATGCAAACTGAAGCTAAGACGCTTTGATGCTGCAGCAGAAGACTGTCGTCTGGCTCTAGAACTGGATCAGAATAACGTCAAGGCACATTGCTTCTTGGGTCATGCACTGCTTGAACAGGAGTTATATGATGAGTCCATAGCAAGTCTATCCAAAG CTCATGATCTTGCAAAGGAACTGAAGCTGAACTATGGTGATGATATAGCATGTACTTTAAGATCAGCTAAAAAGAAAAGATGGTCCGTCATGGAAGAGAAAAGAATCCAGCAGGAAATACTGCTACAATCTTTCCTGAATAGATTGGTACTAGATGACAAAGAAAG gcaaatGGCAGAATTAAAGATAGACGACGAAAAGGACACTAAAGAAGAATCAGAAGATCAGAAACAACAGATAGAAACAGATTAT GACAAACATATCAAGGAGCTGAACGAGTTATTTGCTGCTGTTGATGAAAGGAGGAAA ACAAGAGAGGTACCAGACTATCTGTGTGGTAAGATCAGCTTTGAGATCATGAAGGATCCAGTTATAACACCCAGTGGTATTACGTATGACAAGAAAGATATTGAAGAGCATTTACAG AGAGTCGGCCATTTTGACCCTGTGACCCGCATCAAGTTGACCCAGGACCAGTTGATTCCAAACCTAGCCATGAAGGAGGTCATTGCAACCTTCTTAGATGAAAATGAATGGGTTGAGGAATACTGA
- the LOC139944009 gene encoding glutathione hydrolase-like YwrD proenzyme translates to MASPTKSSAGSPYRSPGGVTAHFKHACVASSQTKASEIGVGILKAGGNAADAAVAVAAALNVLSPCFNGIGGDCFCLYYDAAKKTVKGLNGSGRSPSEISLEAVEHLGFSKDQPIPVTHGLHVTVPGAAAGWVDTVTQFGSGKLSLQQILQPAIDLAEGGFIVQPVAANGWQSDVEKLLVDSNPHGKTMLKEGQAPKAGETMKLSLLAQTFKELALKGKAGFYEGRIAEAIVDIVKANGGLMNLQDLKTHQSSIVDPIKVNYKGLDVWEIPPNGQGMTVLLGLNLLEGFDLKAMGHNSAKYVHTVIEATKLSFADSLQYCADMDHVDVPLKQLLSKDYAAKRRRNIQPDRALENVEYGEVNVGDDTVYFCVVDDQGNACSFIISNYMNFGTGLVPKECGFTLHNRGANFSLQRGHANVIAPSKRPFHTIIPGMITAADTGALLAPFGVMGKFMQPQGQIQVLLSMSEFGMNPQQALDNPRFLVDIEQTGVSGKVYVEDGFSSEVIQELRSMGHEIIGPVIGWDRSNFGRGQVIAMSDWWANKDTASTETGEVLLHAGSDIRGDGVPVGY, encoded by the exons ATGGCGTCGCCCACAAAATCATCTGCAGGATCGCCGTACCGTTCTCCGGGTGGTGTTACAGCCCATTTTAAACATGCATGTGTTGCATCAAGTCAAACCAAAGCCTCAGAGATTGGAGTAG GTATACTGAAGGCTGGAGGCAATGCTGCGGATGCTGCTGTAGCCGTGGCTGCAGCTTTGAATGTCTTATCTCCATGTTTTAATGGGATTGGTGGAGACTGCTTCTGTCTGTATTATGATGCTGCTAAGAAAACAGTGAAAGGACTGAATGGAAG CGGGCGTTCACCTTCAGAGATATCCCTAGAAGCTGTAGAGCATCTTGGTTTCAGCAAGGATCAGCCCATTCCAGTAACCCATGGACTTCATGTGACTGTACCAGGAGCAGCAGCTGGATGGGTGGACACTGTAACACAGTTTGGATCAGGCAAA CTTTCACTGCAGCAGATACTCCAACCAGCCATTGATCTTGCTGAAGGTGGTTTCATTGTGCAGCCTGTAGCTGCTAATGGTTGGCAAAGTGATGTAGAGAAACTATTAGTTGATTCCAACCCTCATGGGAAGACTATGCTGAAGGAGGGACAGGCACCTAAAGCAGGTGAAACTATGAAACTTTCATTGCTGGCTCAGACATTCAAG GAACTGGCATTGAAAGGTAAAGCAGGATTCTATGAGGGTAGGATTGCTGAAGCTATCGTTGACATCGTGAAGGCTAATGGAGGACTAATGAATCTACAAGACCTGAAGACTCATCAGAGTTCCATTGTGGATCCAATCAAGGTCAACTATAAAGGGCTGGATGTTTGGGAAATCCCTCCCAATGGTCAAGGGATGACGGTCTTACTTGGGCTCAATTTACTAGAAGGATTTGACCTTAAAG CCATGGGACACAACTCTGCTAAGTATGTTCACACAGTAATTGAAGCTACTAAGCTAAGCTTTGCTGATAGCCTGCAATACTGTGCTGATATGGATCATGTAGATGTACCTCTCAAGCAGTTACTATCAAAGGACTATGCGGCCAAAAGAAGGAGAAATATACAACCTGACAG AGCTCTTGAGAATGTCGAGTATGGGGAAGTGAATGTAGGAGATGACACAGTGTATTTCTGTGTAGTAGATGACCAAGGAAATGCATGCTCCTTCATCATTAGTAACTACATGAACTTTGGGACAGGTCTGGTACCCAAAGAATGTGGCTTTACTTTACAT AACCGAGGTGCTAATTTCTCTCTGCAGCGAGGTCATGCTAATGTCATAGCACCAAGCAAGAGACCGTTTCATACAATCATTCCTGGTATGATTACCGCAGCTGATACCGGAGCATTATTAGCGCCATTTGGTGTCATGGGCAAATTCATGCAACCTCAAGGCCAGATACAG GTTCTACTGAGTATGTCAGAATTTGGAATGAATCCCCAACAAGCCTTAGACAACCCTCGCTTCCTTGTTGACATTGAGCAGACTGGAGTATCCGGCAAGGTGTATGTAGAAGATGGATTCAGCAGTGAAGTTATTCAGGAGCTACGCTCTATGGGTCATGAGATCATTGGGCCAGTCATTGGATGGGATAGAAGTAACTTTGGGAGGGGTCAAGTAATCGCCATGAGTGACTGGTGGGCTAATAAAGACACTGCTTCTACTGAGACTGGTGAAGTCTTACTACATGCAGGTAGTGATATCAGAGGAGATGGGGTACCAGTCGGTTATTAA